A stretch of the Gemmatirosa kalamazoonensis genome encodes the following:
- a CDS encoding TonB-dependent receptor plug domain-containing protein yields the protein MTSSARSARAHGLRLASAATAAALALAACHQGGTSVAHASPASTSDSVQVGYGTQAGRNVTGSIGSVDAEKAPRGTATTMADLLEGHVPGLEVRRLGNGNVSVRIRGDRSLKSDGEPLYVVDGIPMTGSTIMTDLDPRDVKSVEVLKDAGSLAAYGSRGANGVILIRLKRPPKP from the coding sequence ATGACCAGCAGTGCACGCAGTGCACGTGCGCACGGGCTTCGGCTCGCCTCCGCCGCCACCGCCGCGGCCCTCGCCCTCGCCGCCTGCCATCAGGGCGGCACCTCCGTCGCGCACGCCAGCCCCGCCTCGACCAGCGACTCCGTCCAGGTCGGGTACGGCACCCAGGCGGGGCGCAACGTCACCGGCTCGATCGGCTCGGTCGACGCCGAGAAGGCCCCGCGCGGCACCGCGACCACGATGGCCGACCTCCTCGAAGGGCACGTGCCGGGGCTCGAGGTGCGCCGGCTCGGCAACGGGAACGTCTCCGTCCGCATCCGCGGCGACCGGTCGTTGAAGTCCGACGGCGAGCCGCTCTACGTCGTCGACGGCATCCCGATGACGGGCAGCACCATCATGACCGACCTCGACCCGCGCGACGTGAAGTCGGTCGAGGTCCTGAAGGATGCCGGCTCGCTCGCCGCCTACGGCTCGCGCGGCGCGAACGGCGTGATCCTCATCCGCCTGAAGCGGCCGCCGAAGCCGTAA
- a CDS encoding ThuA domain-containing protein, protein MDSLTRRRFLERLGLALAAVPLGAATARAADAPRRRLLVFTKSSGFEHSVIKRGADGSPSLVERVLTEMGAKHGFDVTCTKDGSVFDTSAVRDNDAFFFFTSGYLTDVGTDKHPAMSDAGKAALLDAVRGGKGFVAFHAATDSFHTLPDPTDRSNRYVAHGDATDPYLKMLGGEFILHGKQQKAWARVVDAKFPGMDGYGAERVERMGEWYSLKDFQPDLHVLMVLDTQGMEGAPYQRGPYPVTWARAHGRGRVFYSALGHREEEWTETAMPTMVLGALRWAFGDAKASIPPNLSSVAPRAAEIPPKS, encoded by the coding sequence ATGGACTCGCTGACCCGGCGCCGCTTCCTGGAGCGCCTCGGCCTCGCGCTCGCCGCGGTCCCGTTAGGCGCGGCGACGGCGCGGGCGGCCGACGCCCCGCGGCGCCGCCTGCTCGTGTTCACGAAGTCGAGCGGCTTCGAGCACTCGGTGATCAAGCGCGGGGCCGACGGCTCGCCGTCGCTCGTCGAGCGCGTGCTCACCGAGATGGGCGCGAAGCACGGCTTCGACGTCACGTGCACGAAGGACGGCAGCGTGTTCGACACGAGCGCGGTCCGCGACAACGACGCGTTCTTCTTCTTCACGAGCGGCTACCTCACCGACGTCGGCACCGACAAGCACCCGGCGATGAGCGACGCCGGCAAGGCCGCGCTGCTCGACGCGGTGCGCGGCGGCAAGGGATTCGTCGCGTTCCACGCGGCGACGGACAGCTTCCACACGCTCCCCGACCCGACGGACCGCTCGAACCGCTACGTCGCGCACGGCGACGCGACCGATCCGTACCTCAAGATGCTCGGCGGGGAGTTCATCCTGCACGGCAAGCAGCAGAAGGCGTGGGCGCGCGTCGTCGACGCGAAGTTCCCCGGCATGGACGGCTACGGCGCCGAGCGCGTGGAGCGCATGGGCGAGTGGTACTCGCTGAAGGACTTCCAGCCCGACCTGCACGTGCTGATGGTGCTCGACACGCAGGGGATGGAGGGCGCCCCGTACCAGCGCGGCCCGTATCCGGTCACGTGGGCACGCGCGCACGGTCGCGGCCGAGTCTTCTACTCCGCGCTCGGTCACCGGGAGGAGGAATGGACCGAGACCGCGATGCCGACGATGGTGTTAGGCGCCCTCCGCTGGGCGTTCGGCGACGCGAAGGCGTCCATCCCGCCGAATCTTTCGAGCGTTGCGCCGCGCGCCGCGGAGATCCCGCCGAAGAGCTAG
- a CDS encoding sugar phosphate isomerase/epimerase family protein: MSEELFVRRTFLRVAAAGTAGAALGLPRAARASTASAAPDAPSAAAPGPTAPVRLGVASYSLRKFPRAKAIEMTKALGVKWINLKSVHLDYDLPAADIDAARREIEAAGLTIVGGGTITFDKDTDDGVRRYFEYAKRAGMPVMVATGAPEVMPRVERFAKQYDIQVAIHNHGPEDKHFPSPYDVLKLVKNMDRRMGLCMDIGHSTRAGADIVQAAADAGPRLLDMHAKDLKDGTAKESQCIVGEGVLPIADLFRQLVKQRYAGVVNLEYEIDADDPLPGMQRSFAYMRGVLAGITPSARKA; this comes from the coding sequence ATGTCCGAGGAATTGTTCGTTCGACGTACATTCCTCCGGGTCGCCGCCGCCGGCACTGCCGGCGCGGCCCTCGGCCTCCCCCGCGCCGCCCGCGCGTCCACGGCGTCCGCCGCACCCGACGCCCCATCCGCCGCCGCGCCGGGGCCCACGGCCCCCGTTCGCCTCGGCGTCGCCAGCTACTCGCTGCGGAAGTTCCCGCGCGCGAAGGCGATCGAGATGACGAAGGCCCTCGGCGTGAAGTGGATCAACCTGAAGTCGGTGCACCTCGACTACGATCTTCCCGCGGCCGACATCGACGCGGCGCGCCGGGAGATCGAGGCCGCCGGGCTGACCATCGTCGGCGGCGGCACCATCACGTTCGACAAGGACACCGACGACGGCGTGCGCCGCTACTTCGAGTACGCCAAGCGCGCCGGCATGCCGGTCATGGTCGCCACGGGCGCCCCCGAGGTGATGCCGCGCGTCGAGCGGTTCGCGAAGCAGTACGACATCCAGGTCGCGATCCACAATCACGGCCCCGAGGACAAGCACTTCCCGTCGCCGTACGACGTGCTGAAGCTCGTGAAGAACATGGACCGGCGCATGGGGCTGTGCATGGACATCGGCCACTCGACGCGCGCCGGCGCCGACATCGTGCAGGCTGCCGCCGACGCCGGCCCGCGGCTGCTCGACATGCACGCGAAGGACCTCAAGGACGGCACGGCGAAGGAGAGCCAGTGCATCGTCGGCGAGGGCGTGCTCCCGATCGCCGATCTGTTCCGGCAGCTCGTGAAGCAGCGGTACGCGGGCGTCGTGAACCTCGAGTACGAGATCGACGCCGACGACCCGCTGCCCGGCATGCAGCGCTCGTTCGCCTACATGCGCGGCGTGCTCGCGGGCATCACGCCGTCGGCACGCAAGGCCTAA
- a CDS encoding NIPSNAP family protein: protein MDRRDFVKAGAASALAPSGLAAAAAADDRRHYELRVYETRSDLAPNRIRAFFTDAMIPALRRAGAGAFGAFTPEVGMLGQSITILLEYKSAADALAVPQRLAADSAYAEARRAFEGDAQPPYVRYEARLMRAFAGHPAVEVPPTSAGRAPRIFELRTYESRNAETLAKKIAMFDEAEIALFRSIGMTPVFFGENLYATRLPSLSYMLTFDDLAARATAWAAFRAHPEWQRIQKDPRWIDERGITTVTSSVLLNPLPFSDLR from the coding sequence ATGGACCGTCGTGATTTCGTGAAGGCGGGCGCCGCGAGCGCGCTCGCGCCGTCCGGCCTCGCCGCCGCCGCTGCCGCGGACGACCGGCGGCACTACGAGCTGCGCGTGTACGAGACGCGCAGCGACCTCGCGCCGAACCGCATTCGCGCGTTCTTCACCGACGCGATGATCCCGGCGCTCCGCCGGGCCGGCGCGGGCGCGTTCGGCGCGTTCACGCCGGAGGTCGGGATGCTCGGCCAGTCGATCACGATCCTGCTCGAGTACAAGTCGGCGGCGGACGCGCTCGCGGTGCCGCAGCGCCTCGCGGCCGACTCCGCGTACGCGGAAGCGCGGCGCGCGTTCGAGGGCGACGCGCAGCCACCCTACGTCCGGTACGAGGCGCGGCTCATGCGCGCCTTCGCCGGGCACCCCGCCGTCGAGGTGCCGCCGACGAGCGCCGGACGCGCGCCGCGGATCTTCGAGCTCCGCACGTACGAGTCGCGCAACGCCGAGACGCTCGCGAAGAAGATCGCCATGTTCGACGAGGCGGAGATCGCGCTGTTCCGCTCCATCGGCATGACGCCCGTGTTCTTCGGCGAGAACCTGTACGCCACGCGCCTCCCGAGCCTGTCCTACATGCTCACGTTCGACGACCTCGCGGCGCGCGCGACGGCATGGGCCGCGTTCCGCGCGCATCCGGAGTGGCAGCGGATCCAGAAGGACCCGCGGTGGATCGACGAGCGCGGCATCACCACGGTGACGAGCTCCGTGCTCCTGAACCCGCTGCCGTTCTCCGACCTCCGGTGA
- the uxaC gene encoding glucuronate isomerase, protein MARSGVGRLVDLPNMRAAAALLNTARDGGDSHDQDGDVTTNARAPEAPALTPRGVAPLVLHPDRYFDPDPAIRRVARALYEETHALPLICPHGHVDPAILATNAPFPEPTALLLVPDHYIFRMLYSQGVPLDALGIPTVDGSTVETDARKIWRLFGSHYYLFRGTPTGIWLDNELHDVFGVRVKLSAESADRVYDEIAEKLASPEFRPRALFERFDIEVLATTDAASDPLPHHQAIRASDWAYGARRVVPTFRPDAVLRIARPSWPHELAALARAHGAPITSFEAFLAALAERRRYFQTLGATATDHAVLEPWTARQTPETMEALFQQARRGEATAADQRTFEAHLLIELARLSTEDGLVMQLHPGSWRDHNAPIAARYGPDKGADIPVATEYTRNLQALLAAHGNDPRLTLILFTLDETTYARELAPLAGHYPALKLGPAWWFHDSLEGMRRYREQVTETAGVYNTVGFNDDTRAFCSIPARHDLARRVDANWLAGLVARHQLDLADARELARALAYDLAKQTYKFG, encoded by the coding sequence ATGGCTCGATCGGGTGTGGGACGGTTGGTCGATCTGCCTAACATGCGCGCGGCGGCGGCGCTCCTCAACACCGCGCGCGACGGTGGGGACTCTCATGACCAGGACGGAGACGTGACGACGAACGCGCGTGCCCCCGAAGCACCGGCCCTCACTCCGCGCGGCGTCGCGCCGCTCGTGCTGCACCCGGACCGCTACTTCGATCCGGATCCCGCCATTCGCCGCGTCGCGCGCGCGCTGTACGAGGAGACGCACGCGCTACCGCTGATCTGCCCGCACGGCCACGTCGATCCGGCGATCCTCGCCACGAACGCGCCGTTCCCCGAGCCGACCGCGCTGCTGCTCGTTCCGGATCACTACATCTTCCGGATGCTCTACTCCCAGGGCGTGCCGCTCGACGCGCTCGGCATCCCGACGGTCGACGGGAGCACGGTGGAGACCGACGCGCGGAAGATCTGGCGGCTGTTCGGGAGCCACTACTACCTGTTCCGCGGCACCCCCACGGGGATCTGGCTCGACAACGAGCTGCACGACGTGTTCGGCGTGCGCGTGAAGCTCTCCGCGGAGTCCGCCGACCGGGTGTACGATGAGATCGCCGAGAAGCTCGCGAGCCCCGAGTTCCGGCCCCGCGCGCTGTTCGAGCGATTCGACATCGAGGTGCTCGCCACCACCGACGCGGCGAGCGACCCGCTGCCGCATCACCAGGCGATCCGGGCGAGCGACTGGGCGTACGGCGCGCGTCGCGTGGTCCCCACGTTCCGCCCCGACGCGGTGCTGCGGATCGCGCGCCCGTCGTGGCCGCACGAGCTGGCGGCGCTGGCGCGGGCGCACGGCGCGCCGATCACGTCGTTCGAGGCGTTCCTCGCCGCGCTCGCCGAACGCCGGCGCTACTTCCAGACGCTCGGCGCGACCGCCACCGACCACGCGGTGCTCGAGCCGTGGACCGCGCGCCAGACGCCGGAGACGATGGAGGCGCTCTTCCAGCAGGCGCGCCGCGGCGAGGCGACCGCGGCCGACCAGCGCACGTTCGAGGCGCACCTCTTGATCGAGCTGGCCCGGCTCTCGACCGAGGACGGGCTCGTGATGCAGCTCCATCCGGGCAGCTGGCGCGACCACAACGCGCCGATCGCCGCGCGCTACGGCCCGGACAAGGGCGCCGACATCCCGGTGGCCACCGAGTACACGCGCAACCTCCAGGCGCTCCTGGCCGCGCACGGCAACGATCCGCGGCTGACGCTGATCCTGTTCACGCTCGACGAGACGACCTACGCGCGGGAGCTGGCGCCGCTGGCGGGGCACTATCCGGCGCTGAAGCTCGGGCCGGCGTGGTGGTTCCACGACAGCCTGGAGGGGATGCGGCGCTACCGGGAGCAGGTGACGGAGACGGCGGGGGTCTACAACACGGTGGGGTTCAACGACGACACGCGGGCGTTCTGCTCGATCCCGGCGCGGCACGATCTGGCGCGGCGCGTGGACGCGAACTGGCTCGCCGGGCTCGTCGCGCGGCATCAGCTCGACCTCGCCGACGCCCGCGAGCTCGCCCGCGCCCTCGCTTACGACCTCGCGAAGCAGACGTACAAGTTCGGGTAG
- a CDS encoding PmoA family protein — translation MRWSSIASLVVLVAPALGAQPRVTKDGANVQLVAREADRRVDVLVDGKPFTSFLYPASLPKQVLYPLRAASGTEVTRGWPLDPRPGERVDHPHHIGLWFNHSDVNGLDFWNNSDAIPAAQKNKYGSIVFRGIDTVRSGRGEGVLVVRSDWVTPTGKTLMHETTRYAFHAAGDLRGVDRTTTLVATDTTVTFHDNKDGTLGLRVRRELEQPADKPEVFTDPSGKATAVPVLNNEGVTGRYRSAEGLEGDSVWSTRARWTSLGGTVKGEPITIAIIDHPKNYNFPTYWHARGYGLFAANPLGAKDFTKGKTDDEFTLKPGQSVTFRHRVVIFDGPTTPDRIEAQFKEFSSK, via the coding sequence ATGCGCTGGTCCAGCATCGCAAGCCTGGTGGTTCTCGTCGCGCCGGCGCTCGGCGCACAGCCGCGGGTGACGAAGGATGGGGCGAACGTGCAGCTCGTCGCGCGCGAGGCCGACCGGCGCGTGGACGTGCTCGTCGACGGCAAGCCGTTCACGTCGTTCCTCTATCCGGCGAGCCTGCCGAAGCAGGTGCTCTACCCGCTCCGCGCAGCGAGCGGCACCGAGGTCACGCGCGGCTGGCCGCTCGACCCGCGCCCCGGCGAGCGCGTCGACCACCCGCACCACATCGGACTGTGGTTCAACCACTCCGACGTGAACGGGCTCGATTTCTGGAACAACTCCGACGCGATCCCGGCGGCGCAGAAGAACAAGTACGGCTCCATCGTGTTCCGCGGCATCGACACGGTGCGGAGCGGCAGGGGCGAGGGCGTGCTCGTGGTGCGCAGCGACTGGGTGACGCCGACCGGCAAGACGCTCATGCACGAGACGACGCGCTACGCGTTCCACGCGGCCGGCGACCTGCGCGGCGTCGACCGCACGACGACGCTCGTGGCGACCGACACGACGGTGACGTTCCACGACAACAAGGACGGCACGCTCGGTCTTCGCGTGCGGCGCGAGCTCGAGCAGCCGGCCGACAAGCCCGAGGTCTTCACCGACCCGAGCGGCAAGGCGACGGCGGTGCCGGTGCTGAACAATGAGGGCGTCACGGGCCGCTACCGCAGCGCGGAAGGGCTCGAGGGCGACTCGGTGTGGAGCACGCGCGCGCGGTGGACGTCGCTCGGCGGCACCGTGAAGGGCGAGCCGATCACGATCGCCATCATCGACCACCCGAAGAACTACAACTTCCCCACCTACTGGCACGCGCGCGGCTACGGCCTGTTCGCGGCGAATCCATTGGGGGCGAAGGACTTCACGAAGGGGAAGACGGACGACGAGTTCACGCTGAAGCCCGGCCAGTCGGTCACGTTCCGGCACCGGGTGGTGATCTTCGACGGACCGACCACGCCGGACCGGATCGAGGCGCAGTTCAAGGAGTTCTCCTCGAAGTGA
- a CDS encoding rhamnogalacturonidase codes for MPSLTGWLPLLLIAAPLGAQPASRAFDVRTFGATGDGHTIDSDAINRAIDAAAAAGGGTVYLGAGTYASYSVRLKSHVALYLDRGATLLAADTANGRGFDAAEPGPGNEYQDYGHSHWHNSLIWGEDVEDVSIVGPGRIDGKSLNRGISRDTPHVGNKAIALLRAKNVLLRDLTIYRGGHFGVLATGVDNLTIDNLTIDTNRDGIDVDACRNVRISNTSVNSPNDDAIVLKASYALGATRGTENVTLTNSVVTGFAVGSVLDATYRPFTDGAANRDGPTGRVKLGTESNGPFRNITISNIVFDNSRGLALESVDGSIIEDVTVTNLTMRHVFTSPIFLRLGSRMRGPKELPVGTLKRVTISNVVASDVDPRYASTITGLPGHAVEDVTLRDVRIVYRGGLSLETAAKQPSDMVRSGERGGGGPRSDPYAVAEQEKVYPEPSMFGIVPASAFYVRHVTGLTMDGIDVSFEQPDTRPAFVLDDVHDAEFRGVHAPKIAGTPTFVLRGVSDFRTLFSRPVADTYVKQTTSKSF; via the coding sequence ATGCCCTCGCTGACAGGTTGGCTGCCGCTTCTGCTGATCGCCGCTCCGTTAGGCGCCCAGCCCGCATCGCGCGCGTTCGACGTTCGCACGTTCGGCGCGACCGGCGACGGACACACGATCGACAGCGACGCGATCAACAGGGCCATCGACGCCGCCGCGGCCGCGGGCGGGGGCACGGTGTATCTCGGTGCCGGCACGTACGCGAGCTATTCGGTGCGGCTCAAGAGCCACGTCGCGCTCTACCTCGATCGCGGCGCGACGCTGCTCGCCGCGGACACCGCGAACGGCCGCGGCTTCGACGCGGCGGAGCCGGGACCCGGCAACGAGTACCAGGACTACGGCCACAGCCACTGGCACAACTCGCTGATCTGGGGCGAGGACGTCGAGGACGTGTCGATCGTCGGGCCGGGGCGCATCGACGGGAAGTCGCTCAACCGCGGCATCAGCCGCGACACGCCGCACGTCGGCAACAAGGCGATCGCGCTGCTGCGCGCGAAGAACGTACTGCTGCGCGATCTCACGATCTATCGCGGCGGCCACTTCGGCGTCCTCGCCACCGGGGTCGACAACCTCACGATCGACAACCTCACGATCGACACGAACCGCGACGGCATCGACGTCGACGCGTGCCGCAACGTGCGGATCTCGAACACGAGCGTGAACTCGCCGAACGACGACGCGATCGTGCTGAAGGCATCGTACGCGCTCGGCGCCACCCGCGGCACCGAGAACGTCACCCTCACGAACAGCGTCGTGACCGGGTTCGCCGTCGGCTCGGTGCTCGACGCCACGTACCGGCCGTTCACCGACGGTGCAGCGAACCGCGACGGGCCGACGGGGCGCGTGAAGCTGGGCACCGAGTCGAACGGGCCGTTCCGCAACATCACGATCTCCAACATCGTCTTCGACAACTCGCGCGGCCTCGCGCTGGAGTCGGTCGACGGGTCGATCATCGAGGACGTGACGGTGACGAACCTCACCATGCGCCACGTCTTCACGTCGCCGATCTTCCTGCGGCTCGGCTCGCGCATGCGCGGCCCGAAGGAGCTGCCGGTCGGCACGCTGAAGCGCGTCACGATCAGCAATGTCGTCGCCTCCGACGTCGACCCGCGCTACGCGTCGACGATCACCGGCCTGCCGGGGCACGCGGTGGAGGACGTGACGCTGCGCGACGTGCGCATCGTCTACCGCGGCGGCCTGTCGCTGGAGACCGCAGCGAAGCAGCCGTCCGACATGGTGCGCTCCGGGGAGCGCGGCGGCGGTGGTCCGCGCAGCGATCCGTACGCCGTGGCGGAGCAGGAGAAGGTCTACCCGGAGCCGAGCATGTTCGGCATCGTGCCGGCGTCGGCGTTCTACGTGCGGCACGTGACGGGGCTCACCATGGACGGCATCGACGTGAGCTTCGAGCAGCCCGACACGCGACCCGCGTTCGTGCTCGACGACGTGCACGACGCCGAGTTCCGCGGCGTGCACGCGCCGAAGATCGCCGGCACGCCGACGTTCGTGCTGCGCGGCGTGAGCGACTTCCGCACGTTGTTCTCCCGGCCGGTCGCGGACACGTACGTGAAGCAGACGACGTCGAAGAGCTTCTGA
- a CDS encoding DUF4349 domain-containing protein yields the protein MRTSTLTPCLRRVAAGALPFVALACGTADRGPSAAGDAATPAATVAADAAPKTVVAERRRAMPSLAAPPIEAPFAAAGAAAPPPADADAESPATLPSAAAASELATTMVVRTGTASIEVDSVRIAMSRLRTIASQVGGVVANASLAAGRAQVRSATLELKVPAGRFDELVNALGPIGRVEAVNVTAADVGEEYVDVAAREANARRLEARLVALLAERTGKLTDVLAVERELARVREEIERYDGRMRWLRAHSATSTLAINVHERPPILGPSPTPHPLAEALREAWRNFVILLARTIAASGVLLPLGALAYAAWRVATRGRGSAAGGQEA from the coding sequence ATGCGAACCTCCACACTGACTCCCTGCCTGCGCCGCGTCGCCGCCGGCGCGCTGCCGTTCGTCGCCCTCGCCTGCGGCACCGCCGATCGTGGCCCTTCCGCCGCCGGCGACGCGGCCACCCCCGCGGCGACCGTCGCCGCCGACGCCGCGCCGAAGACGGTCGTCGCCGAACGACGGCGAGCGATGCCATCCCTGGCCGCGCCACCCATCGAGGCACCGTTCGCCGCCGCAGGGGCCGCCGCGCCGCCTCCCGCGGACGCCGACGCCGAGAGCCCGGCAACGCTCCCGAGCGCGGCCGCCGCGTCGGAGCTCGCGACGACGATGGTCGTGCGCACCGGCACCGCGTCCATCGAGGTCGACTCGGTCCGGATCGCGATGAGTCGCCTGCGCACGATCGCGTCGCAGGTCGGCGGCGTGGTCGCGAACGCGTCGCTCGCCGCGGGCCGCGCGCAGGTGCGATCGGCCACGCTCGAGCTGAAGGTGCCGGCCGGCCGCTTCGACGAGCTGGTGAACGCGCTCGGCCCGATCGGGCGTGTCGAGGCGGTGAACGTCACCGCGGCCGACGTCGGCGAGGAGTACGTCGACGTCGCCGCGCGCGAGGCGAACGCGCGCCGCCTCGAGGCACGCCTCGTCGCGCTGCTCGCCGAGCGCACCGGCAAGCTCACCGACGTGCTCGCCGTCGAGCGCGAGCTCGCGCGCGTGCGCGAGGAGATCGAGCGCTACGACGGCCGCATGCGGTGGCTGCGCGCGCACTCGGCGACGAGCACCCTCGCCATCAACGTGCACGAGCGCCCGCCCATCCTCGGCCCGTCGCCGACGCCGCATCCCCTCGCCGAGGCGCTGCGCGAAGCGTGGCGCAACTTCGTCATCCTGCTCGCCCGCACCATCGCCGCCTCCGGCGTGCTGCTGCCGCTCGGCGCGCTCGCGTACGCCGCGTGGCGGGTCGCGACGAGGGGCCGAGGGTCGGCCGCGGGGGGTCAGGAAGCGTGA
- a CDS encoding sugar ABC transporter ATP-binding protein, which yields MSDALLEITGVAKRFGATVALDGVDLALRAGEVHALVGENGAGKSTLMGVLAGALRPDRGTMRLAGAPYTPGSPLDARRRGIALIHQELSLCPHLTVAENVVLGAEPTRRGLVDRDAARGRTRALLAEFGHPEIEPDRPVRALSIAARQVVEICRALNADARVLLMDEPTSSFQRADVERLFALVRRLAARGIAVVYISHFLEEVREIADAYTVLRDGRSVDSGRIAEVTNERLVARMVGREMGGMFPARASHERGEVLLAVDGLAAPGLAHASFEIRRGEILGVAGLVGAGRTELVRALFGLAPAQSGRVTLGGRALALRGAPDRRIDDGFGYLSEDRKGEGLALPLSIADNVCATRLDACTRGGGILDLGRQRTRARRWIDALGVRAWGPEQRVRTLSGGNQQKVALGRLLHQEADVLLLDEPTRGIDVGSKAQVYDAVARAADAGKAVLLVSSYLPELFGLCDRIAVMCRGRLSAARPVSEWTPETVLAAAVGADAA from the coding sequence ATGAGCGACGCCCTGCTCGAGATCACCGGCGTCGCGAAGCGATTCGGCGCCACCGTCGCGCTCGACGGCGTGGACCTCGCGCTGCGCGCCGGCGAGGTGCACGCGCTCGTCGGCGAGAACGGGGCGGGGAAGTCCACGCTCATGGGCGTCCTCGCTGGCGCGCTGCGCCCCGATCGCGGCACGATGCGGCTCGCCGGCGCGCCGTACACGCCCGGCTCGCCGCTCGACGCGCGGCGGCGCGGCATCGCGCTGATCCACCAGGAGCTGTCGCTCTGCCCACACCTCACGGTGGCCGAGAACGTCGTGTTGGGCGCCGAGCCGACGCGGCGTGGGCTCGTCGACCGGGACGCCGCGCGCGGTCGCACGCGTGCGCTGCTCGCCGAGTTCGGGCACCCGGAGATCGAGCCCGATCGACCCGTGCGCGCGCTGTCGATCGCGGCGCGGCAGGTCGTGGAGATCTGCCGCGCGCTGAACGCGGATGCGCGCGTGCTGCTCATGGACGAGCCGACGAGCTCCTTCCAGCGCGCCGACGTCGAGCGGCTGTTCGCGCTCGTCAGGCGGCTCGCCGCGCGCGGCATCGCGGTCGTCTACATCAGCCACTTCCTCGAGGAGGTGCGCGAGATCGCCGACGCGTACACCGTGCTGCGCGACGGCCGATCGGTGGACAGCGGCCGCATCGCCGAGGTGACGAACGAGCGACTCGTCGCGCGCATGGTGGGGCGCGAGATGGGCGGCATGTTCCCGGCGCGCGCGTCGCACGAGCGCGGCGAGGTGCTGCTCGCGGTGGACGGTCTCGCGGCGCCGGGGCTCGCGCACGCGAGCTTCGAGATCCGACGCGGCGAGATCCTCGGCGTCGCGGGGCTCGTCGGCGCGGGGCGCACGGAGCTGGTGCGCGCACTGTTCGGGCTCGCGCCGGCGCAGTCGGGGCGCGTCACGCTCGGCGGTCGCGCGCTGGCGCTGCGCGGCGCGCCGGACCGACGGATCGACGACGGGTTCGGGTATCTGAGCGAGGACCGGAAGGGCGAGGGGCTCGCGCTGCCGCTCTCGATCGCCGACAACGTGTGCGCGACGCGCCTCGACGCGTGCACGCGCGGCGGCGGCATCCTCGACCTCGGCCGGCAGCGCACCCGCGCCCGCCGGTGGATCGACGCGCTCGGCGTGCGCGCGTGGGGGCCGGAGCAGCGGGTGCGGACGCTCTCGGGCGGCAATCAGCAGAAGGTGGCCCTCGGCCGTTTACTTCATCAGGAGGCCGACGTGCTGCTCCTCGACGAGCCGACGCGCGGCATCGACGTCGGCAGCAAGGCGCAGGTGTACGATGCCGTCGCGCGCGCCGCCGACGCCGGCAAGGCGGTGCTGCTCGTCAGCTCGTACCTGCCGGAGCTGTTCGGCCTCTGCGACCGGATCGCGGTGATGTGCCGCGGGCGACTCTCGGCGGCGCGCCCGGTGTCGGAGTGGACGCCGGAGACGGTGCTCGCGGCCGCCGTCGGTGCCGACGCCGCCTGA